One Papaver somniferum cultivar HN1 chromosome 10, ASM357369v1, whole genome shotgun sequence genomic window carries:
- the LOC113317994 gene encoding uncharacterized methyltransferase C3H7.11-like, producing MRGVWNPSVVLHSQTIFNHSFSHLHTLSTIRSSSSSPPPINQLKSTNTTTNKYWNKFYKIHNNKFFKDRHYLEKDWAHYFSSGINSDSPISPSKVVLEVGCGAGNSVFPLISAFPNIFVHACDFSANAISLVKANGDFKEERINAFVSDVTKDDLCETISTNSVDIVTLIFALSAVSPDKMPLVLQNIKKVLKPNGYVLLRDYATGDFAQEQLMLRNQMISESFYVRGDGTCAYYFSEDFLSRLFKQNGFDPVEINVYCKQIENRSKNITMDRRWIRAVFCKQDPCKDPPLSMTEAR from the exons ATGAGAGGAGTATGGAATCCTTCAGTAGTTCTTCACTCACAGACAATTTTCAATCACTCATTCTCTCATCTTCATACTCTCTCCACCatcagatcatcatcatcatcaccaccaccaataaACCAGCTGAAatccaccaacaccaccactaacAAGTATTGGAACAAATTTTATAAAATCCACAACAACAAG ttcTTCAAGGACCGGCATTACTTGGAGAAGGATTGGGCGCATTACTTCTCCTCTGGTATAAACTCCGATTCTCCAATTTCACCGTCCAAAGTTGTTTTAGAG GTTGGTTGTGGAGCTGGGAATAGTGTGTTTCCATTGATATCAGCATTCCCTAATATTTTTGTTCATGCTTGTGATTTCTCAGCTAATGCTATTTCACTTGTTAAG GCAAATGGAGATTTCAAAGAAGAGAGAATCAATGCATTTGTTAGTGATGTCACCAAGGACGACCTTTGTGAAACAATTAGTACCAATTCGGTTGATATTGTTACCTTG ATATTTGCACTGTCTGCAGTTTCTCCAGACAAAATGCCCTTGGTATTGCAGAACATTAAGAAAGTCCTTAAG cCAAATGGTTATGTTCTTCTGCGAGATTATGCCACCGGTGACTTTGCGCAG GAGCAACTCATGCTAAGAAACCAGATGATAAGTGAGAGTTTTTACGTCCGTGGAGATGGTACT TGTGCGTACTATTTTTCTGAAGATTTCTTGTCGAGATTATTTAAACAAAATGGTTTTGATCCTGTTGAAATCAATGTATACTGCAAGCAAATTGAGAACCGCTCTAAGAATATCACCATGGATCG GCGATGGATACGTGCTGTATTCTGCAAACAAGATCCCTGTAAAGATCCTCCTTTGTCCATGACTGAAGCTAGATGA
- the LOC113316761 gene encoding F-box/kelch-repeat protein At3g06240-like, which yields MCHLNHTTRDHPPKIVFKDAYSSVYSIDYASLSTALTYKSCFEAVQLDCPSAEAGITFEILGSCNGLICLGLYKNAAAMNNNFKDVNDICVWNPTTREYREIRIRPQYLHHPAYNKISYGFGYDSSMNDYKFVRICYWKKDDYSKLEVYPLGSDLWKTIEKIPYSFHETVDRPGLLFNGALHWIGINTTKNTQCIVSFDVNNERLTDLSIPEKTMKQVSIPEETMKQDKHVGVLTGFLCLSSTDKCRTDVWVMLDYGVKESWTKQFTFINKPYRKHEFNPLWIQNGKALMAGSTPFVLYNPKGFRFEDVLVYSSDMEKLYIRSYFYYVKSLVPLNSGTYVKKSEDSQRKHA from the coding sequence ATGTGTCATCTAAATCATACtaccagagatcatccccctaaAATTGTGTTTAAAGATGCCTATTCAAGTGTTTACTCCATAGATTATGCTTCATTATCAACTGCATTAACCTATAAATCATGTTTTGAAGCCGTTCAACTGGATTGCCCATCGGCTGAGGCAGGTATTACCTTTGAAATCTTGGGTTCTTGTAATGGCTTGATTTGCCTAGGTCTTTATAAGAACGCAGCTGCTATGAATAATAACTTCAAGGACGTGAATGATATTTGTGTTTGGAACCCAACAACTAGAGAATATAGGGAAATCCGAATACGTCCTCAATATCTTCACCACCCCGCATACAACAAAATTAGCTATGGATTTGGTTATGATAGCAGCATGAATGACTACAAGTTTGTAAGAATATGCTACTGGAAAAAGGATGATTATTCTAAACTAGAGGTCTACCCATTAGGGTCCGATTTATGGAAAACTATCGAGAAAATCCCTTACTCGTTCCATGAAACAGTGGATCGTCCTGGCTTGCTTTTCAATGGAGCTCTTCACTGGATAGGCATTAACACCACCAAAAACACCCAATGTATTGTTAGTTTTGATGTTAATAATGAGAGGCTCACCGATTTGTCTATTCCGGAAAAAACTATGAAGCAAGTGTCTATTCCGGAAGAAACTATGAAGCAAGATAAACATGTGGGAGTATTGACAGGTTTCCTTTGTTTAAGTAGCACTGACAAATGTCGTACTGATGTGTGGGTAATGCTGGATTATGGAGTGAAAGAATCATGGACTAAGCAATTTACCTTCATAAATAAGCCTTATCGTAAACATGAGTTTAATCCGCTATGGATTCAAAATGGTAAGGCTCTAATGGCAGGTAGCACACCTTTTGTTCTATATAATCCCAAGGGTTTCAGATTTGAAGATGTGTTAGTATATTCTTCTGATATGGAGAAATTATATATCAGAAGTTATTTTTACTACGTGAAGAGCTTAGTTCCACTTAACTCTGGGACGTATGTGAAGAAGAGCGAGGATAGTCAACGGAAACATGCATGA